From Pseudomonas sp. StFLB209, a single genomic window includes:
- a CDS encoding ABC transporter ATP-binding protein, with translation MPEALLQIRDLSVHYGAIEAVNALSLNVAEGEHVTLIGANGAGKTSTLKALTGLLTASAGTIHFDGQPLHSLGAHQRLQRGLAMVPEGRGVFARMSVLENLHTGAYLRRDTTAIADQIERILDWFPHLRRRLEQPAGLLSGGEQQMLALGRALMSRPRLLVLDEPSMGLAPVMVEKIFAVISEVCRSGMTLLLVEQNARLALQVTERGYVMDSGRITLQGASRELLEDPQVRAAYLGE, from the coding sequence ATGCCTGAAGCCTTGCTGCAAATTCGTGACCTGTCGGTGCACTACGGCGCCATTGAAGCGGTCAACGCGCTGAGCCTGAACGTGGCTGAGGGCGAACACGTGACCCTGATCGGCGCCAATGGTGCAGGCAAGACTTCGACCCTCAAGGCGCTGACCGGCCTGCTGACAGCGAGTGCGGGCACCATTCATTTCGACGGCCAGCCGCTGCACAGCCTGGGCGCCCACCAGCGCCTGCAACGCGGGTTGGCCATGGTGCCGGAAGGTCGAGGCGTGTTTGCGCGCATGAGCGTGCTGGAAAATCTCCACACCGGCGCCTACCTGCGCCGCGATACGACAGCCATAGCCGACCAGATCGAACGCATCCTCGACTGGTTCCCGCACCTGCGCAGGCGCCTGGAGCAACCGGCCGGGCTGCTGTCCGGCGGCGAACAACAGATGCTCGCCCTGGGCCGCGCACTGATGTCGCGCCCGCGCCTGCTGGTGCTGGACGAACCGTCCATGGGCCTGGCGCCGGTGATGGTCGAAAAGATCTTCGCAGTGATCTCTGAAGTGTGCCGCAGCGGCATGACCCTGCTGCTGGTGGAGCAGAACGCCCGGCTGGCGCTGCAAGTGACCGAACGCGGCTACGTGATGGACAGCGGGCGTATCACCCTTCAAGGCGCCTCCCGCGAACTGCTCGAAGACCCGCAGGTGCGCGCCGCCTACCTTGGAGAATGA
- a CDS encoding VOC family protein has translation MFSHIQIGARDLPRMIAFYDAVLAPLGLVRAPDADDNGPPGAGWHKPGSGWPFFYVQLPFNGLPATWGNGVQVSFAAASQQQVRDAWEAAVALGAVSEGEPGIRAHYAPDYYGAYCRDPEGNKLCFVHANDLPEASKALQTLS, from the coding sequence ATGTTCAGCCATATCCAGATCGGCGCCCGTGACTTGCCGAGGATGATCGCCTTCTACGACGCAGTCCTCGCTCCACTCGGGCTGGTTCGCGCCCCTGACGCCGACGATAACGGACCACCGGGGGCCGGCTGGCATAAACCCGGTAGCGGCTGGCCGTTTTTTTATGTGCAATTGCCGTTCAATGGTTTGCCGGCGACCTGGGGCAACGGCGTGCAGGTCAGCTTTGCGGCGGCTTCACAGCAGCAGGTGCGGGATGCCTGGGAGGCGGCCGTGGCGCTGGGGGCTGTCAGCGAAGGGGAGCCCGGGATCCGCGCGCACTACGCGCCCGATTATTACGGCGCGTACTGCCGCGACCCGGAGGGCAACAAGCTGTGCTTTGTGCATGCCAATGATTTGCCTGAAGCCTCAAAAGCACTGCAAACGCTGTCCTAA
- a CDS encoding L-2-amino-thiazoline-4-carboxylic acid hydrolase yields MSAAQGEMGILARRRIEAEIIKPIYEILVRDYGKDKAQAVIGEAVGQAAVKAGQHFAAKEPNGPDLAGFVALQTLWEQDDALKVDVIASDATHYDYDVHRCRYAEMYHEMGLGEIGHLLSCARDELFIVGYDPNVELTRTQTIMQGSSHCNFRYKVKDQ; encoded by the coding sequence ATGAGCGCTGCACAAGGCGAAATGGGCATTCTGGCCCGGCGCCGGATCGAAGCCGAGATCATCAAGCCAATCTACGAAATCCTGGTCCGCGACTACGGCAAGGACAAGGCCCAGGCGGTGATTGGCGAGGCGGTTGGCCAGGCGGCGGTCAAGGCCGGCCAGCATTTTGCGGCCAAGGAACCCAACGGCCCGGACCTGGCCGGTTTCGTCGCCCTGCAAACGCTGTGGGAGCAGGACGACGCCTTGAAGGTTGATGTGATTGCCAGCGATGCGACCCATTACGACTATGACGTGCACCGCTGCCGCTACGCCGAGATGTACCACGAGATGGGCCTGGGCGAGATCGGCCACCTGCTGTCGTGTGCCCGTGATGAATTGTTCATCGTAGGCTATGACCCCAATGTCGAGCTGACCCGCACCCAGACCATTATGCAGGGCTCGTCGCATTGCAATTTCCGCTACAAGGTAAAAGACCAATGA
- a CDS encoding branched-chain amino acid ABC transporter permease, with product MDTFIQQLLNGLVLGSLYALIALGYTMVYGILRIINFAHGDLLMIGALVGLSAIHLLQAILPGCPDLLVLAIATVAAMAVCAVLAGLIERVAYRRLRNAPRLAPLISGLGVSLLLQTVAMLIWSRNPLMFPQLLPLDPIELTAGSEDSAPAITNLTAIATVAIAATVMGALLLLVNRTRLGRAMRAVAENPQVASLMGINPNTVIVLTFAIGGALAALAGVMMASNYGNAHFYMGFLPGLKAFTAAVLGGIGNIKGAMLGGILLGLIEALGTGYLGELTNGVFGSNYQDVFAFMVLIAVLVLRPSGLLGERLAVRA from the coding sequence ATGGATACCTTCATCCAGCAACTGCTCAACGGCCTGGTGCTTGGCAGCCTGTATGCGTTGATCGCACTGGGCTACACCATGGTCTACGGAATTTTACGCATCATCAATTTCGCCCATGGCGATCTGTTGATGATTGGCGCGCTGGTCGGCCTGTCAGCCATTCACCTATTGCAGGCCATACTGCCCGGCTGCCCGGACCTGCTGGTACTGGCTATCGCCACGGTGGCGGCCATGGCAGTCTGCGCGGTGCTGGCCGGGCTGATTGAGCGCGTTGCCTACCGCCGCCTGCGCAACGCGCCACGGCTGGCACCACTGATCAGCGGCCTGGGCGTGTCGTTGCTATTGCAGACCGTCGCCATGCTGATCTGGAGCCGCAACCCGCTGATGTTCCCTCAGCTCTTGCCGCTGGACCCGATTGAGCTCACCGCCGGCAGTGAAGACAGCGCCCCGGCAATCACCAACCTCACGGCGATTGCCACTGTGGCCATCGCCGCGACGGTGATGGGCGCCCTGCTGTTGCTGGTCAACCGCACCCGCCTGGGCCGTGCCATGCGCGCCGTGGCAGAAAATCCACAAGTCGCCAGCCTGATGGGCATCAACCCCAACACCGTGATCGTGCTGACGTTCGCAATAGGCGGTGCGCTGGCCGCTCTGGCCGGCGTGATGATGGCCAGCAATTACGGCAATGCACATTTTTATATGGGCTTTCTGCCGGGACTCAAAGCGTTTACCGCCGCCGTACTCGGCGGTATCGGCAACATCAAGGGCGCGATGCTCGGCGGCATTCTGCTGGGGCTGATCGAAGCGTTGGGCACCGGCTACCTCGGTGAACTTACCAATGGTGTATTCGGCAGCAACTATCAGGACGTGTTCGCGTTCATGGTGCTGATCGCCGTGCTGGTGCTGCGCCCCAGCGGCCTGCTCGGTGAGCGGCTGGCGGTGCGCGCATGA
- a CDS encoding Zn-dependent hydrolase has product MSQAPRINGQRLWDSLMEMAQIGATPKGGVSRLALTEEDRIGRDLFKQWAIEAGCTVKVDAMGNMFARRPGRDDSLPPVVTGSHGDSQPAGGKFDGIYGVLAGLEVVRSLNDHGIATERSIEVINWTNEEGSRFAPAMIASGVYTGVFDLEYGLSRTDAQGVSIGQALQQIGYAGNEPMGGRDIHAAFELHIEQGPILEAEDITIGVVSGAQGQRWYEIELHGRSAHAGTTPMNHRLDALLGVARIVEAVNAMGLAQGDEGRATVGWVQVYPNSRNVVPGRALFSVEFRHPDEAVLEQLDAQLRKEVADIAAATGLGHELKQIFQYAPIAFDAACVDQVQRAAVELGYSHKRMISGAGHDACYLSRVAPTAMIFVPCVDGLSHNEAEHIHPHWSEAGANVLLQAVLAKANEH; this is encoded by the coding sequence ATGAGCCAGGCACCGCGTATCAACGGCCAACGCCTGTGGGACTCGCTGATGGAAATGGCGCAGATCGGCGCCACGCCCAAGGGCGGCGTATCACGCCTGGCATTGACCGAAGAAGACCGCATTGGCCGCGACCTGTTCAAGCAATGGGCCATCGAGGCCGGCTGCACCGTCAAGGTCGACGCCATGGGCAATATGTTTGCCCGCCGCCCCGGCCGTGACGACAGCCTGCCCCCGGTAGTGACTGGCTCGCACGGTGACTCGCAACCGGCTGGCGGCAAGTTCGACGGCATCTACGGCGTGCTGGCCGGGCTGGAGGTGGTGCGCAGCCTCAACGATCATGGCATCGCCACTGAACGCAGCATCGAAGTGATCAACTGGACCAACGAAGAAGGCTCGCGCTTTGCCCCGGCGATGATTGCTTCGGGGGTTTATACCGGGGTATTTGACCTCGAATACGGCCTGTCGCGCACAGACGCCCAAGGCGTAAGCATCGGCCAGGCGCTGCAGCAAATCGGCTACGCGGGCAACGAACCCATGGGCGGGCGCGACATCCATGCCGCGTTCGAGCTGCATATCGAACAAGGCCCGATTCTGGAAGCCGAAGACATCACCATTGGCGTGGTCAGCGGCGCGCAGGGCCAGCGCTGGTACGAAATAGAACTGCACGGGCGCAGCGCCCACGCCGGCACTACACCGATGAACCATCGCCTCGACGCCCTGCTCGGTGTGGCGCGCATCGTCGAAGCGGTCAACGCCATGGGCCTGGCCCAAGGCGATGAAGGTCGCGCCACCGTGGGCTGGGTGCAGGTTTACCCGAACTCGCGCAACGTAGTGCCGGGGCGCGCGTTGTTCAGCGTCGAATTCCGCCACCCGGACGAAGCGGTGCTGGAGCAGCTGGACGCGCAATTGCGCAAGGAAGTCGCCGATATCGCCGCAGCCACCGGCCTGGGCCATGAGCTCAAGCAGATCTTCCAGTACGCGCCGATTGCCTTTGACGCGGCTTGCGTCGATCAGGTGCAGCGCGCAGCAGTGGAACTGGGCTACAGCCACAAGCGAATGATTTCCGGGGCCGGCCACGACGCCTGTTACCTGAGCCGGGTGGCACCGACCGCGATGATCTTTGTCCCTTGTGTCGATGGGCTGAGCCATAACGAGGCTGAGCATATTCATCCGCACTGGTCCGAGGCCGGGGCGAATGTGCTGTTGCAGGCGGTGTTAGCCAAAGCCAACGAGCATTAA
- a CDS encoding ABC transporter ATP-binding protein — MSKPLLELRHVSKHFGGVTAVQDVSLAIQAGEVHGLIGPNGAGKTTFFNLMTGLYRADSGQFSLDGERYEPSSVHKVAQAGIARTFQNIRLFGSMTALENVMVGRHVRTRNGVLAALLRHRRARQEEAETRAIARDWLAYVGIGELAERRADTLSYGHQRRLEIARALATEPRLLALDEPAAGMNLSEKQQLRELLDKIRRDGRTLLLIEHDVKLVMGLCDRITVLDHGQVIARGTPQQVRENPAVIEAYLGAGSHA, encoded by the coding sequence ATGAGCAAACCACTGCTGGAGCTGCGCCATGTCAGTAAACACTTTGGCGGCGTGACCGCCGTGCAGGATGTCAGCCTGGCGATTCAGGCGGGCGAAGTGCACGGCCTGATTGGCCCCAATGGCGCAGGCAAAACCACCTTTTTCAACCTGATGACCGGCTTGTACCGCGCCGACAGCGGTCAGTTCAGTCTCGACGGCGAACGTTACGAGCCGTCATCGGTGCACAAGGTGGCACAGGCTGGCATCGCCCGAACCTTCCAGAACATCCGCCTGTTCGGTTCGATGACTGCGCTGGAGAACGTTATGGTTGGCCGCCACGTGCGCACCCGCAACGGCGTGCTCGCCGCCCTGCTACGCCATCGCCGCGCCCGCCAGGAAGAAGCCGAGACCCGCGCCATTGCCCGTGACTGGCTGGCTTACGTCGGCATCGGCGAACTGGCCGAGCGCCGCGCTGACACCCTCTCCTATGGTCACCAGCGGCGCCTGGAAATCGCCCGCGCGCTGGCCACCGAGCCACGCCTGCTGGCACTGGACGAACCGGCGGCAGGGATGAACCTCTCGGAAAAGCAGCAACTGCGCGAGCTGCTGGACAAGATCCGCCGCGACGGCCGCACCCTGCTGCTGATTGAGCACGACGTAAAACTGGTGATGGGCCTGTGCGACCGCATCACTGTTCTCGACCACGGCCAAGTGATCGCCCGCGGCACGCCGCAACAGGTGCGTGAAAATCCGGCAGTGATCGAGGCCTACCTGGGAGCCGGCAGCCATGCCTGA
- a CDS encoding amino acid ABC transporter ATP-binding protein encodes MSALIEFKGFNKFFGSNQVLKEVDLQVASGEVIVVLGPSGCGKSTLLRCLNGLEQAQGGELHFAGQQLLAAGTDWRKVRQDIGMVFQSYHLFPHMTVLDNILLGPLKVQRRERKEARTQAEALLQRVGLADKRDAYPRQLSGGQQQRIAIVRSLCMNPKVMLFDEVTAALDPEMVKEVLEVILDLARGGMTMLIVTHEMGFARAVADRIVFMEAGRILEQRDPESFFTHPSSARAQQFLEKFSYVESLPGKASHARAEAI; translated from the coding sequence ATGAGCGCACTGATCGAGTTCAAGGGCTTCAACAAGTTTTTCGGCAGCAACCAGGTGCTCAAAGAGGTTGACCTGCAGGTCGCCTCCGGCGAAGTCATTGTGGTGCTCGGGCCCAGCGGCTGCGGCAAAAGCACCTTGCTGCGTTGCCTCAATGGCCTGGAGCAGGCGCAGGGCGGCGAGCTGCATTTTGCCGGTCAGCAGTTGCTGGCAGCGGGCACCGACTGGCGCAAGGTGCGCCAGGACATCGGCATGGTGTTCCAGAGTTATCACCTGTTCCCGCACATGACCGTGCTCGACAACATCCTGCTCGGCCCGCTGAAAGTACAGCGCCGCGAGCGTAAAGAAGCGCGGACCCAAGCCGAGGCCCTGTTGCAGCGAGTGGGCCTGGCCGACAAGCGTGATGCTTATCCAAGGCAGCTCTCCGGCGGCCAGCAGCAACGCATCGCGATTGTCCGTTCGTTGTGCATGAACCCCAAGGTCATGCTGTTCGATGAAGTCACCGCCGCCCTTGACCCGGAAATGGTCAAGGAAGTGCTGGAGGTGATCCTCGACCTGGCACGGGGCGGCATGACCATGCTGATCGTCACTCACGAAATGGGCTTTGCCCGCGCTGTGGCCGACCGCATCGTGTTCATGGAGGCCGGGCGCATCCTTGAACAGCGTGATCCGGAGTCTTTCTTCACCCATCCTTCGAGCGCACGTGCGCAGCAGTTTCTGGAGAAGTTCTCTTACGTTGAATCCCTGCCGGGCAAGGCCAGCCATGCCCGCGCAGAGGCTATCTAA
- a CDS encoding ABC transporter permease subunit: MSPIISRVINLPRRASPHLGVVLFATALLLAPWLAGYAGGNAWVRTLDFALLYIMLALGLNIVVGYAGLLDLGFIAFYALGAYLAALLSSPHLLTQFPALAAALPDGLHTSIWLIVPLAALLAAGLGIVLGAPTLRLRGDYLAIVTLGFGEIIRIFMRNLDRPVNITNGPKGIASIEPIQLFGMNLARTQEIFGWRVPSVHLYYYLFAALAVLIMLACLRLQDSRIGRAWLAIREDEDAAAAMGLDTKRLKLLAFAIGAAFGGIGGALFASFQGFVSPESFTLNESVAVLAMVVLGGMGHVPGVILGCVLLAALPEVLRSTMGSLQMSLFGEVLIDPEIIRQLFYGLALILVMHFRPTGLWPAQREVSR, translated from the coding sequence ATGAGCCCGATCATCAGCCGCGTGATCAACTTGCCACGGCGCGCCAGCCCACACCTGGGTGTGGTGCTGTTCGCCACTGCCCTGCTGCTGGCGCCCTGGCTGGCCGGGTATGCCGGTGGCAACGCCTGGGTGCGCACGCTGGACTTCGCCCTGCTGTACATCATGCTCGCCCTGGGCCTGAACATCGTGGTCGGCTACGCCGGCTTGCTGGATCTGGGCTTTATTGCCTTTTACGCGCTGGGCGCCTATCTGGCAGCGCTGTTGTCTTCGCCGCACTTGCTGACCCAGTTCCCGGCGCTGGCGGCCGCCTTGCCGGACGGCCTGCATACCTCAATCTGGCTGATCGTGCCGTTGGCCGCGTTACTCGCCGCGGGGCTGGGTATCGTGCTTGGCGCGCCGACCCTGCGCCTGCGCGGTGACTACCTGGCTATTGTGACGCTGGGCTTTGGCGAGATCATCCGCATCTTCATGCGCAATCTTGACCGGCCGGTAAACATCACCAATGGCCCGAAAGGCATCGCCTCCATCGAGCCGATCCAGTTGTTCGGCATGAACCTGGCGCGCACCCAGGAAATATTCGGTTGGCGTGTGCCATCGGTGCACCTGTATTACTACCTGTTCGCGGCGCTGGCGGTTCTGATCATGCTGGCCTGCCTACGCTTGCAGGATTCGCGGATCGGTCGCGCCTGGTTGGCGATTCGAGAGGACGAAGACGCAGCAGCGGCCATGGGCCTGGACACCAAACGCCTGAAATTGCTGGCCTTCGCCATCGGCGCTGCGTTCGGCGGCATTGGCGGCGCACTGTTCGCCTCGTTCCAGGGCTTCGTCTCGCCAGAGTCATTCACCCTCAACGAGTCGGTGGCGGTGCTGGCCATGGTCGTGCTTGGCGGCATGGGTCATGTGCCTGGGGTGATCCTTGGCTGCGTGCTGTTGGCCGCCCTGCCGGAGGTGCTGCGCTCGACCATGGGCAGCTTGCAGATGAGCCTGTTTGGTGAAGTGCTGATCGATCCGGAAATCATCCGTCAGTTGTTCTATGGCCTGGCGCTGATCCTGGTGATGCATTTCAGACCGACCGGTCTATGGCCAGCCCAACGGGAGGTCAGTCGATGA
- a CDS encoding LysR substrate-binding domain-containing protein, which yields MNKLEQFDSDPPLRAVRTFEAFARHGGVNAAARELDISPSAISHQLRLLEEFLGQPLTSRQGRNLILTDDGREYYRAIRSAFAVLRSATDHVREQSSARQVTISLIPMFGINLFIPRLAQFLADNPGVDVNVTYANHRSYPSDAADISIRFGTGHWPGYHSEPMMSGAVTPWCSREFYQRHGPFDSLQALSELPLLHDEERGTWAQWFHRAGVKHPAALQGLLFEDGQLALSAAQNGLGCALLREPLITGLRDSGELVKLSDLTLDDGRAYCLCRRADGQLSREGVNLYSWLKSGLGG from the coding sequence ATGAATAAATTAGAACAGTTTGATAGTGACCCTCCACTGCGTGCAGTGCGAACTTTCGAAGCCTTCGCCCGCCATGGCGGGGTCAACGCCGCCGCCCGCGAGCTGGACATTTCGCCTTCGGCCATCAGCCACCAGTTGCGTCTGCTCGAAGAGTTTCTCGGCCAGCCGCTGACCTCGCGGCAGGGCCGTAACCTGATTCTCACTGATGATGGCCGCGAGTATTACCGCGCCATTCGCTCGGCGTTCGCGGTGCTGCGCAGCGCCACCGATCATGTTCGAGAGCAGTCGAGCGCTCGCCAGGTGACTATCAGTTTGATCCCGATGTTCGGCATCAACCTGTTCATTCCGCGATTGGCGCAGTTTCTTGCCGATAACCCGGGGGTGGACGTCAATGTCACCTACGCCAACCACCGTAGTTACCCGAGCGATGCGGCCGATATTTCCATTCGTTTCGGCACCGGCCACTGGCCGGGCTATCACAGTGAGCCGATGATGTCCGGCGCGGTGACGCCCTGGTGCAGCCGCGAGTTCTACCAGCGCCATGGCCCGTTCGATTCGCTGCAGGCGCTTAGCGAATTACCGCTGCTGCACGACGAAGAGCGCGGGACCTGGGCGCAATGGTTTCACCGTGCTGGCGTGAAGCATCCGGCGGCTTTGCAAGGGCTGCTGTTCGAGGATGGACAGCTGGCGTTGAGCGCGGCGCAGAACGGCCTGGGCTGCGCGTTGTTGCGCGAGCCACTGATTACCGGGCTGCGTGATAGCGGGGAACTGGTCAAGCTGTCGGATCTGACACTCGATGACGGGCGAGCCTATTGCCTGTGTCGGCGGGCGGACGGGCAGTTGTCCAGGGAGGGGGTGAATTTATATAGCTGGCTCAAGAGCGGGTTGGGAGGCTGA
- a CDS encoding transporter substrate-binding domain-containing protein translates to MSTATFKSARSLLLLPLLSLGLLAGCGNGDKPAKPAAAAPAQAAAPAPASYLDKIKARDKLIVGVFTDKPPFGFVDEKGKYVGFDTDIGRQFAKSLLGDENKVEFVAVEPASRIPFLQSDKVDIILANMTVTPERKQAVDFTNPNLKVAVQALVPDNSPVQKLDDLADKTIIVTTGTTADVWLTKNHPDWKLLKFEKNSESLQALANGRGDAYAQDNLVLFSWAKQNPGYRTLPEKLGGEAPIAPAVKKGNIELRDWVNAELAKLGQDKYLLKLYDQYVRKELAEDTKPEDVIVEGGNWQG, encoded by the coding sequence ATGAGCACTGCCACATTCAAATCTGCGCGTTCTTTACTGCTGTTGCCATTGCTAAGCCTGGGCCTGTTAGCCGGTTGCGGCAATGGCGACAAACCGGCCAAGCCCGCTGCGGCAGCACCGGCCCAGGCGGCTGCTCCGGCACCGGCCAGTTACCTGGACAAGATCAAGGCCCGCGACAAACTGATCGTCGGCGTGTTCACCGACAAGCCGCCATTCGGTTTTGTCGATGAGAAGGGCAAGTACGTTGGTTTCGATACCGATATCGGCCGCCAGTTTGCCAAGTCACTGCTCGGTGATGAAAACAAGGTCGAATTCGTTGCGGTCGAGCCGGCCAGCCGGATTCCGTTCCTGCAAAGCGACAAGGTCGACATCATCCTTGCCAATATGACCGTGACCCCGGAGCGCAAGCAAGCGGTGGACTTCACCAACCCGAACCTCAAGGTCGCGGTGCAGGCGTTGGTGCCGGATAACAGCCCGGTGCAAAAGCTCGATGACCTGGCCGACAAGACCATCATCGTCACCACTGGCACCACCGCTGACGTGTGGCTGACCAAGAACCATCCGGACTGGAAGCTGCTCAAGTTCGAGAAAAACTCCGAGTCGCTGCAAGCCCTGGCCAACGGTCGTGGTGACGCTTATGCGCAAGACAACCTGGTGCTGTTCAGCTGGGCCAAACAGAACCCCGGCTACCGGACCCTGCCGGAAAAGCTCGGCGGCGAAGCACCGATTGCTCCGGCGGTGAAAAAAGGCAATATCGAACTGCGTGACTGGGTCAATGCCGAACTTGCCAAACTCGGCCAGGACAAGTACCTGCTGAAACTGTACGACCAGTATGTGCGCAAGGAACTGGCTGAAGACACCAAACCTGAAGACGTGATTGTCGAAGGCGGCAACTGGCAGGGTTGA
- a CDS encoding OsmC family protein: protein MADKQHQYQVKVTWTGNQGTGTSAHRSYSRDHRIEATGKLSGIDGSSDPAFRGDPARWNPEDLLVASLSACHKLWYLGLCASAGIVVQAYEDNAEGVMLEQADGAGQFTSVVLRPTVTLAPGSDLDKALELHHAAHETCFIARSVNFPVTCEPQLVIG, encoded by the coding sequence ATGGCCGACAAACAACATCAGTACCAAGTCAAAGTGACCTGGACCGGTAATCAGGGCACTGGAACCTCTGCTCACCGCAGCTACAGCCGCGATCACCGGATCGAAGCGACTGGCAAGCTCAGTGGCATCGACGGCTCTTCTGACCCGGCCTTTCGCGGCGATCCGGCGCGCTGGAACCCTGAGGACTTGTTGGTCGCCTCGTTGTCGGCCTGCCATAAACTCTGGTACCTGGGCTTGTGCGCCAGCGCCGGCATTGTGGTCCAGGCGTATGAAGACAACGCTGAGGGCGTGATGCTGGAGCAGGCCGACGGTGCCGGGCAATTCACCTCGGTAGTGCTGCGACCCACGGTAACCCTGGCGCCGGGCAGTGATCTGGACAAAGCCCTGGAGCTGCACCATGCGGCCCATGAAACATGCTTCATTGCCCGTTCGGTGAATTTCCCGGTGACCTGTGAGCCGCAGTTGGTGATTGGCTGA
- a CDS encoding branched-chain amino acid ABC transporter substrate-binding protein, producing MQYSTLFKRATAAGLLLGSLTSAIAQADQTVLIGLAGPLTGPSARIGKDLENGAQLAIDAANARKPKIAGEAVTYKLVSEDDQSDPRTAVTVAQRLVDAGVVGVVGHWNTGTSIPAARVYHDAGIAQVAPVATGHGYTLQGFDTSFRVMGHDDDGGQVAGQYALQNLKAKRIAVLDDRTAFGQGLADQFVKSVEAGGGNVVAREFVDDKTVDFSAVLTSIRSKNPDLVFFGGVDAQAASLARRLKQLGIKATLMGAGGFVSQTFLNLAQKDGEGVTALEPGLAVEQMPGGKDFDQSYKQRYKQPIELHAPFAYDGVGVLINALEKADSLDPKKYLPVLRASEYQGVTGTIAFDAQGNLKNPTFTVYQVKGNKWEPVSVAGGK from the coding sequence ATGCAGTACTCGACCCTTTTCAAACGCGCCACCGCTGCCGGTCTGTTACTCGGCAGCCTGACCTCAGCTATCGCCCAGGCTGACCAGACCGTCCTGATCGGTCTGGCCGGCCCGCTAACCGGCCCGTCGGCGCGGATCGGCAAGGACCTGGAAAACGGCGCGCAACTGGCCATCGACGCGGCCAACGCGCGCAAGCCGAAAATCGCCGGCGAAGCGGTGACCTACAAGCTGGTCTCCGAAGACGACCAGTCCGACCCGCGCACCGCGGTCACCGTCGCCCAGCGTCTGGTCGATGCCGGCGTGGTCGGTGTGGTTGGCCACTGGAACACCGGCACCAGCATCCCGGCAGCCCGCGTGTATCACGATGCAGGCATCGCCCAGGTGGCACCGGTCGCCACCGGCCACGGCTATACCCTGCAAGGCTTCGACACCAGCTTCCGGGTCATGGGCCATGACGATGACGGCGGTCAGGTCGCCGGCCAATATGCCCTGCAAAACCTCAAGGCCAAGCGCATCGCCGTGCTCGACGACCGCACCGCCTTTGGCCAGGGCCTGGCCGATCAATTCGTCAAGTCGGTTGAAGCCGGCGGTGGCAACGTGGTGGCCCGCGAGTTCGTCGACGACAAGACCGTCGACTTCAGCGCCGTGCTGACCAGCATCCGCAGCAAGAACCCGGACCTGGTGTTCTTCGGCGGCGTCGACGCCCAGGCCGCCAGCCTGGCACGTCGTCTCAAGCAACTGGGTATCAAGGCGACCCTGATGGGCGCTGGCGGCTTCGTCAGCCAGACCTTCCTCAACCTGGCGCAAAAAGACGGCGAAGGCGTCACCGCCCTGGAGCCGGGTCTGGCCGTCGAGCAAATGCCCGGCGGCAAGGATTTCGATCAAAGCTACAAGCAACGTTACAAGCAGCCGATCGAGCTGCACGCACCGTTCGCCTATGACGGCGTTGGTGTGCTGATCAATGCCCTGGAAAAAGCCGATTCCCTTGATCCAAAGAAATACCTGCCGGTGCTGCGCGCCAGCGAGTATCAGGGCGTAACCGGCACCATCGCGTTCGATGCACAGGGCAACCTGAAAAACCCGACCTTTACCGTTTACCAGGTGAAGGGCAACAAGTGGGAACCGGTCAGCGTAGCCGGCGGCAAGTAA